Proteins encoded in a region of the Bacillus sp. T3 genome:
- the mreD gene encoding rod shape-determining protein MreD: MRRFLLPVLFTACFLFDSIFLELLPAKYFHHDNILVPHLVVIALIFLTIYGNRNLGILYSFIFGLLYDVIYIEIIGIYLFMFPLISYIISKLMKILQNNLLIITVVTLLGIVLLELGVYEMNFLIHKTTMDFSTYTSARLLPTLLLNLVFTVVVAYPLKRQFEKLAEQLRNE, translated from the coding sequence GTGAGGAGATTTCTTCTACCTGTCTTATTCACAGCCTGCTTTCTTTTTGATAGCATTTTTCTAGAATTGTTGCCTGCAAAGTACTTCCATCATGATAATATTCTAGTGCCACATCTAGTTGTGATTGCCCTAATTTTTCTTACCATCTATGGAAATCGGAATTTAGGGATATTGTACAGTTTCATTTTTGGACTGCTCTATGATGTTATTTATATTGAAATTATTGGGATTTACTTATTCATGTTCCCGTTAATCTCTTACATCATTTCAAAGTTAATGAAGATACTTCAGAACAATTTATTAATCATAACAGTCGTCACGCTTTTGGGGATTGTGTTATTAGAACTTGGCGTTTATGAAATGAACTTTTTAATTCATAAGACGACGATGGATTTTTCAACCTATACGTCAGCACGCTTGCTTCCGACACTCCTTTTAAATCTTGTCTTTACAGTCGTTGTTGCTTATCCGTTAAAAAGACAATTTGAAAAATTAGCCGAGCAGCTGCGCAATGAATAA
- the minC gene encoding septum site-determining protein MinC: MKRTQNVTIKGTKEGITLHLDDSCSYQELKRELDQKLSANSRTNEGQPLTSVKVQMGNRFLTDDQHEEIKELIRQKKNLVVDEIISNVMTIEEAQRLKAENEIVSVSRIIRSGQILEVPGDLLLVGDVNPGGTVKAGGNIFILGTLKGIAHAGCYGDDDAVITASVMNPQQLRISECINRAPDQKSDNEARLLECALIDENRQIVVDRLQVLMQLRPNLTKLEGGR; encoded by the coding sequence ATGAAAAGAACGCAAAATGTAACCATAAAAGGCACAAAAGAAGGCATTACTCTGCATCTAGATGATTCCTGCTCCTATCAGGAATTAAAAAGAGAACTCGATCAAAAGCTGTCAGCTAATTCTAGAACAAATGAGGGGCAACCACTTACATCTGTAAAGGTACAAATGGGGAATCGCTTTTTAACAGATGATCAGCATGAAGAAATTAAAGAACTCATCCGCCAAAAAAAGAATTTGGTCGTTGATGAGATTATTTCAAACGTAATGACAATTGAAGAGGCGCAAAGATTAAAAGCCGAAAACGAAATCGTGTCAGTCTCTCGGATTATTCGGTCGGGACAAATTTTAGAGGTTCCAGGAGACTTATTATTAGTGGGCGATGTGAATCCTGGTGGTACTGTTAAAGCGGGTGGAAATATCTTTATCCTTGGTACCTTGAAAGGAATCGCTCATGCAGGCTGTTACGGTGATGATGATGCGGTCATTACGGCCTCAGTCATGAATCCTCAGCAATTACGAATCAGCGAATGCATTAACCGTGCGCCTGATCAAAAAAGCGACAACGAAGCAAGGCTACTTGAATGTGCTCTTATTGATGAGAATCGACAAATTGTCGTTGATAGATTACAAGTTTTGATGCAACTTAGACCAAATTTAACAAAATTGGAAGGGGGACGCTAG
- a CDS encoding M23 family metallopeptidase, with product MRSNADDVRKRIANRKKKSRGDNQVEPKRTSLIVQDDEERYGFDRLPSYEVGPGEGNHPLFRKEVFLFKVLAAACLFLVMAILFRNESASLDQARHFVKQSFEKDFQFATVSNWYEQQFGKPLALFPVSNEKDASEGETDGQAYALPASGKILEDFEQSGQRVSIETSKDAAVEAMGEGVVRFVGEKEGFGKTVVIQHADKSESWYGNLSDVSVSLYDYIKKGKKVGTVTNSSSSEKGSFYFAIKKDENFIDPIQVIQFE from the coding sequence ATGCGTTCTAATGCGGATGATGTGCGGAAAAGGATAGCCAATAGAAAGAAGAAAAGCCGCGGCGACAATCAGGTCGAGCCGAAGCGGACGAGTTTGATTGTCCAGGATGACGAGGAGCGGTATGGGTTTGATCGCCTTCCATCCTATGAAGTAGGTCCAGGTGAAGGAAACCACCCGCTTTTTCGCAAAGAGGTTTTTTTATTCAAAGTGTTAGCTGCTGCCTGTTTATTTCTTGTCATGGCTATTTTATTTCGAAATGAATCTGCTTCACTAGATCAAGCACGTCATTTTGTGAAGCAATCGTTCGAAAAGGATTTCCAGTTTGCAACGGTATCCAATTGGTATGAACAACAATTCGGAAAGCCGCTTGCACTCTTTCCGGTTTCAAATGAAAAGGACGCGAGTGAAGGAGAAACAGATGGTCAAGCATATGCACTGCCTGCCTCTGGGAAAATATTAGAGGACTTTGAGCAAAGCGGTCAGCGAGTCAGTATCGAGACATCTAAGGATGCTGCCGTAGAAGCGATGGGCGAAGGCGTGGTTCGTTTTGTTGGCGAAAAAGAAGGCTTTGGTAAAACAGTCGTCATTCAGCACGCTGACAAAAGCGAATCGTGGTACGGTAATTTAAGTGATGTATCGGTTAGTTTGTATGATTATATTAAAAAAGGGAAAAAGGTTGGTACGGTAACCAATAGTTCCTCAAGCGAAAAAGGTTCTTTTTATTTTGCGATAAAAAAGGACGAGAATTTTATCGACCCGATTCAGGTGATTCAATTTGAGTAA
- a CDS encoding M50 family metallopeptidase has product MSKLTFLLSQVKIHPLLWLVIALAVLTARFFEVTILFAIILIHELGHALAASFFSWRIKHITLLPFGGVVEMDEHGNRPLLEESIVILAGPLQHLWLTGVAFCFYQLDWLSLDHYSQFLSLNLMVLLFNLLPIWPLDGGKLVFLLMSYLKPFPDAHRWTLYVSCISIILFTGFTIILMPTNLNVWIILAFLLFTLYHEWKQHRYVFMRFLLERYYGKRNDMRVLRPLKVAEEELVVHVLERFCRGCKHPIIIEENGKEKGTLDENEILHAIFAEKLLTAKIRDLLYLY; this is encoded by the coding sequence TTGAGTAAACTTACGTTCCTGCTGAGTCAGGTAAAAATTCATCCGCTCCTGTGGCTTGTGATTGCACTGGCAGTATTAACCGCAAGATTTTTCGAGGTAACGATTCTATTTGCCATTATTCTCATCCATGAGCTAGGACACGCGCTGGCAGCTAGTTTTTTTTCGTGGAGAATTAAACACATTACGCTTTTGCCATTTGGTGGCGTCGTCGAAATGGATGAGCATGGGAATCGTCCATTATTAGAAGAATCCATTGTTATTTTAGCAGGACCATTGCAGCATCTTTGGTTAACCGGTGTTGCTTTTTGTTTTTATCAGCTGGACTGGTTAAGTTTAGATCACTATTCACAATTTCTTTCATTAAATTTAATGGTGCTGCTCTTTAATTTATTACCGATTTGGCCACTTGATGGCGGAAAGCTCGTGTTTTTACTCATGTCCTATCTAAAGCCATTTCCCGATGCTCATCGTTGGACGCTCTATGTATCGTGCATTTCGATTATTTTATTCACTGGTTTTACCATCATCCTCATGCCAACAAATTTAAATGTGTGGATTATCCTCGCTTTTTTATTGTTTACGCTATATCATGAATGGAAGCAGCACCGCTACGTGTTTATGCGTTTTTTATTAGAGCGCTATTATGGGAAAAGAAATGACATGCGTGTATTAAGGCCGCTTAAAGTGGCAGAGGAAGAGCTTGTTGTTCATGTATTAGAGCGCTTCTGTCGGGGCTGTAAGCATCCAATTATTATTGAAGAAAATGGTAAAGAAAAGGGTACCCTAGATGAAAATGAAATTCTTCATGCTATTTTTGCTGAAAAATTGTTAACGGCCAAAATTCGTGATTTACTTTATTTATACTAA